The Streptomyces sp. NBC_00344 genome includes a window with the following:
- a CDS encoding ROK family protein, translating to MNGKVTTNRTKLERGRSALGPALELVHTGRAPTRAVLTAELGVTRATAGAVAAELEALGLIQVDSRPGAAAGSQGRPSHRLAVNDQGPVVLAAQVHADGFRAALIGLGGRAVATSPGCVTVSADPAQVLGAVVDEGAALLRDSGLRCVGAGLAVPSAVAEPEGTALNPLHLAWPAGAPVRDIFAERVRAAGIAGPAFTGNDVNLAALAEHRHGAGRGAKHLLCVATGHRGVGGALVLDGRLHTGSSGLALEVGHLTVNPEGRPCYCGSRGCLDVETDPLAFLTAAGRVPGPEGSLLQQSRDILRTEYADPGVRIAAQEIVDRLGLGLAGLVNILNPDRIILGGLHRALLDADPERLRAVVADRSLWGRSGGVPILPCTLDHNSLVGAAELAWQPVLDDPLSIVG from the coding sequence ATGAACGGCAAGGTGACGACGAACCGGACCAAGCTGGAACGTGGCCGGAGCGCGCTGGGACCGGCGCTCGAACTGGTCCACACCGGGCGCGCGCCCACTCGCGCGGTGCTCACGGCCGAGTTGGGTGTCACCCGTGCCACTGCCGGTGCGGTCGCCGCCGAGCTGGAAGCGCTCGGCCTGATCCAGGTCGACTCCCGCCCCGGTGCGGCGGCCGGATCGCAGGGACGCCCCTCGCACCGGCTCGCGGTGAACGACCAGGGCCCTGTGGTGCTTGCCGCTCAGGTGCACGCGGACGGCTTCCGCGCCGCGCTGATCGGTCTCGGCGGCCGGGCGGTGGCGACATCGCCCGGCTGTGTCACGGTCTCGGCCGACCCCGCGCAGGTGCTCGGCGCCGTGGTCGACGAGGGGGCGGCACTGCTGCGCGACAGCGGGCTGCGCTGCGTAGGGGCGGGGCTCGCGGTTCCTTCGGCTGTCGCCGAGCCGGAGGGGACCGCTCTCAATCCGCTCCATCTGGCCTGGCCCGCGGGCGCCCCGGTCCGCGACATCTTCGCCGAGCGGGTGCGCGCCGCGGGCATCGCGGGGCCCGCTTTCACCGGGAACGACGTGAATCTGGCGGCGCTGGCCGAGCACCGTCACGGCGCCGGCCGTGGTGCGAAGCATCTGCTGTGTGTGGCCACAGGGCACCGCGGTGTGGGCGGTGCGCTGGTTCTCGACGGCCGTCTGCACACCGGCAGTTCGGGCCTCGCCCTGGAGGTCGGCCACCTCACGGTCAACCCCGAGGGCCGCCCCTGTTACTGCGGAAGCCGGGGATGCCTGGACGTCGAGACCGACCCGCTCGCCTTCCTCACGGCCGCCGGACGGGTCCCCGGTCCCGAGGGCTCGTTGCTCCAGCAGTCCCGGGACATCCTCCGCACCGAGTACGCCGATCCGGGTGTACGGATCGCCGCTCAGGAGATCGTCGACCGCCTGGGTCTGGGACTCGCGGGCCTGGTGAACATCCTCAATCCGGACCGCATCATCCTCGGTGGGCTCCATCGCGCGCTGCTGGACGCCGACCCGGAGCGGCTGCGCGCCGTCGTCGCCGACCGGAGCCTGTGGGGACGCAGTGGAGGGGTGCCGATCCTTCCCTGCACGCTGGACCACAACAGCCTCGTGGGGGCCGCCGAGCTGGCCTGGCAGCCGGTACTCGACGACCCGCTGTCGATCGTGGGCTGA
- a CDS encoding phosphotriesterase family protein has protein sequence MNLVRTVLGDVPAGELGLTDAHDHLFIRSPRLPGQELDDPVRAADVLHEFRTLGGQSVVQWTPYGMGREATALAALARRSGAHLVAATGLHQAAHYAPELLGGIVGSLAELFVSELTEGIGSSGVRAGLIKVAGSFHGLDAHAEKTMRAAAQAHHRTGAPIAVHLELGTGAMDVLDLLCARLGVPPEHVVLGHLGRSPDTAAHREAAESGAFLAFDGPARATHATDWRLPELLGSLADAGYGDRLLLGGDTTTPETPGMPYLLRRLRPRLEKTLGPALMKQILVGNPARAFALACPAGP, from the coding sequence GTGAACCTCGTCCGTACGGTGCTCGGGGACGTTCCGGCTGGGGAGTTGGGCCTCACCGACGCTCATGACCACCTCTTCATACGCAGCCCGCGCCTGCCCGGCCAGGAACTGGACGACCCCGTGAGGGCCGCCGATGTGCTGCACGAATTCCGCACGCTGGGCGGGCAGTCGGTGGTGCAGTGGACGCCGTACGGCATGGGGCGCGAAGCCACCGCCCTCGCGGCGCTCGCCCGCAGGAGCGGGGCTCATCTGGTGGCGGCGACGGGACTGCACCAGGCGGCGCACTACGCACCAGAACTGCTCGGTGGGATCGTCGGTTCGCTCGCCGAACTGTTTGTGTCGGAGCTGACGGAGGGCATCGGCTCCAGCGGTGTCCGCGCCGGGTTGATCAAAGTCGCCGGAAGCTTCCACGGTCTTGACGCGCACGCCGAGAAGACCATGCGGGCGGCCGCGCAGGCCCATCACCGGACCGGCGCGCCCATCGCGGTACACCTGGAGCTCGGCACGGGCGCGATGGACGTGCTCGACCTGCTGTGCGCGCGGCTGGGTGTGCCGCCCGAGCATGTGGTGCTCGGCCATCTCGGCCGCTCCCCCGACACCGCTGCGCACCGCGAGGCGGCGGAGTCGGGAGCGTTCCTCGCCTTCGACGGGCCGGCTCGGGCCACCCACGCCACCGACTGGCGGCTGCCCGAACTGCTGGGCTCGCTGGCGGACGCCGGTTACGGCGACCGGCTGCTGCTCGGCGGCGACACGACGACGCCGGAGACCCCGGGTATGCCGTATCTGCTCCGGCGCCTGCGCCCGCGGCTGGAAAAGACCCTGGGCCCGGCTCTGATGAAACAGATCCTCGTCGGCAATCCGGCCCGCGCCTTCGCCCTGGCCTGCCCTGCCGGACCCTGA
- a CDS encoding DUF4865 family protein, with the protein MHAMHYEITLPADYDMEIIRKRVATKGHLLDGFPGLGLKAYLMRERGDGSPVNEYAPFYLWATTEAMNSFLLGPGFQALVQDFGRPGVQHWTGLAYEDGPASTAVPRNAVRQRERLARDVAPAAAVDEAVARTQDLSRLDGVVCTALAVDPHHWELVHFTLWENAVPPQVLGDRFQVLHLSQPERSALTRGRQW; encoded by the coding sequence ATGCATGCGATGCACTACGAGATCACCCTGCCCGCCGACTACGACATGGAGATCATCCGCAAGCGGGTGGCCACCAAGGGGCACCTGCTCGACGGCTTTCCCGGCCTCGGCCTGAAGGCCTATCTGATGCGTGAACGCGGCGACGGGTCGCCCGTGAACGAGTACGCGCCGTTCTACCTGTGGGCGACCACGGAAGCGATGAACTCCTTTCTCCTGGGACCGGGTTTCCAGGCTCTCGTCCAGGACTTCGGACGTCCTGGCGTGCAGCACTGGACGGGTCTCGCATATGAGGACGGCCCCGCGTCAACAGCCGTGCCGCGTAACGCCGTACGGCAAAGAGAGCGCCTGGCCCGGGATGTCGCCCCTGCGGCGGCCGTCGACGAGGCAGTCGCACGGACACAGGATCTGAGCCGTCTCGACGGCGTTGTCTGCACGGCGCTCGCCGTCGATCCGCACCACTGGGAGCTGGTGCACTTCACACTCTGGGAGAACGCCGTACCGCCGCAGGTCCTGGGCGACCGTTTCCAGGTGCTCCACCTGAGCCAGCCCGAGCGCTCCGCACTGACCCGGGGCAGGCAGTGGTGA
- a CDS encoding (R)-mandelonitrile lyase: protein MHITRNRPDSLPGPARNFTGTVWLDEIADPGAPSRLVVMNVHFAPGARTAWHRHPHGQVLHVTEGQGLVRRRGGPAETVRSGDTVWIEPGEWHWHGAAPRSFMTHLAVVEAADDGTTIDWAAPVGDDEYPA, encoded by the coding sequence GTGCACATCACCAGGAACCGACCGGACAGCCTGCCCGGCCCGGCCCGGAACTTCACCGGGACCGTCTGGCTGGACGAGATAGCCGACCCCGGAGCCCCTTCCCGGCTCGTGGTCATGAACGTGCACTTCGCGCCGGGCGCCCGCACCGCCTGGCACCGGCATCCGCACGGCCAGGTGCTGCACGTCACCGAAGGCCAGGGACTGGTACGGCGCAGGGGCGGCCCGGCGGAGACCGTGCGCTCGGGAGACACCGTGTGGATCGAACCGGGCGAATGGCACTGGCACGGCGCCGCACCGCGGAGCTTCATGACCCACCTCGCCGTGGTGGAAGCCGCGGACGACGGCACCACCATCGACTGGGCAGCACCGGTCGGCGACGACGAATACCCGGCCTGA
- a CDS encoding SHOCT domain-containing protein codes for MNTLAFSGGPGPWILLFPLFWAIAAGAVVTVLRRTAWRGRRGPAQMRGASGGHAPIAVLGRRFAAGEIDEDEYWRRLSVLDEQFGPASRGMS; via the coding sequence ATGAACACGCTGGCCTTCTCGGGCGGCCCCGGCCCGTGGATCCTGCTCTTCCCGCTCTTCTGGGCGATCGCTGCCGGCGCCGTTGTCACGGTGCTGCGCCGCACCGCGTGGCGGGGCCGGAGGGGTCCGGCGCAGATGCGCGGCGCCTCGGGTGGGCACGCGCCCATCGCGGTCCTCGGACGCCGCTTCGCCGCGGGCGAGATCGACGAGGACGAGTACTGGCGCCGGCTGTCCGTCCTGGACGAGCAGTTCGGTCCCGCGTCCAGGGGTATGTCCTGA
- a CDS encoding ATP-binding protein has protein sequence MITQPARHCAVELQALPARIGQVRRIVSAQLRYWHLDPLIDQAALGVTELLTNVHRHAEPDKLCTVEMDLLLDRLTVSVRDHDPRIPTVHNADQFATCGRGLSLIAAVSESWGVRPQGAEGKTVWFTLPAPSPATAGSAGALYGATTPGPFAEPQPAARSALVS, from the coding sequence GTGATCACCCAACCAGCCAGGCATTGCGCCGTGGAGCTCCAGGCTCTGCCGGCCCGCATCGGACAAGTCCGCAGAATCGTTTCGGCCCAATTGCGTTACTGGCATCTCGATCCGCTGATCGACCAAGCGGCTCTCGGTGTCACCGAGTTGCTCACCAACGTTCACCGCCACGCCGAGCCGGACAAGCTCTGCACGGTCGAGATGGACCTGCTGCTCGACCGCCTCACGGTGTCCGTCCGTGACCACGACCCGCGGATACCCACAGTGCACAACGCCGATCAGTTCGCCACCTGCGGACGGGGTCTGTCCCTGATCGCCGCTGTCAGCGAGAGCTGGGGAGTCCGGCCTCAGGGCGCCGAGGGGAAGACCGTCTGGTTCACCCTGCCGGCGCCGTCGCCTGCCACCGCGGGATCCGCCGGCGCGCTGTACGGGGCGACCACGCCCGGACCGTTCGCCGAGCCGCAGCCCGCCGCCCGGTCGGCGCTGGTGAGCTGA
- a CDS encoding PLP-dependent cysteine synthase family protein codes for MNTAEQGSGAAAAATIDIDHSDPEYRAWLKEAVRKVQADANRSADTHLLRFPLPEGWGIDLYLKDESTHPTGSLKHRLARSLFLHGLCNGWIRPGKPVIEASSGSTAVSEAYFAKLIGIPFIAVMPRTTSAEKCRLIEFHGGRCHFVDDSRKMYQEAASLAAGTGGHYIDQFTYAERATDWRGNNNIAESIYQQLRLERYPEPAWIVATAGTGGTSATIARYVHYMQYDTRICVPDPENSCFFEGWANGDSSASSDCGSRIEGIGRPRMEPSFVPGAIDRMMKVPDAASVAAVRALDSAIGRKAGGSTGTGLWGALKIIAEMVAEGRTGSVVTLLCDPGERYLDKYYSDSWLEEQGLDITPYAAAIERLLATGRWTW; via the coding sequence GTGAACACAGCGGAGCAGGGATCGGGTGCCGCAGCTGCGGCAACCATCGACATCGATCACAGTGATCCGGAGTACCGGGCCTGGCTGAAAGAGGCCGTGCGCAAAGTCCAGGCCGACGCGAATCGCTCCGCCGACACCCATCTGCTGCGGTTTCCGCTTCCCGAGGGGTGGGGCATCGATCTCTATCTCAAGGACGAGTCCACTCACCCCACGGGCAGCCTGAAGCACCGGCTCGCCCGCTCGCTCTTCCTCCACGGGTTGTGCAACGGCTGGATCCGGCCCGGCAAGCCGGTCATCGAGGCGTCCAGTGGGTCGACTGCTGTCTCCGAGGCGTACTTCGCCAAGCTGATCGGCATCCCGTTCATCGCGGTGATGCCGCGCACCACGAGCGCGGAGAAGTGCCGGCTGATCGAATTTCACGGCGGCCGGTGCCACTTCGTGGACGACTCCCGGAAGATGTACCAGGAAGCCGCGTCCCTCGCCGCCGGCACCGGCGGCCACTACATCGACCAGTTCACCTACGCGGAGCGGGCGACGGACTGGCGCGGCAACAACAACATCGCCGAGTCCATCTACCAGCAGCTCAGGCTGGAGCGGTACCCGGAGCCCGCCTGGATCGTCGCGACCGCGGGCACCGGCGGCACATCGGCGACCATCGCCCGCTATGTGCACTACATGCAGTACGACACCCGTATCTGCGTACCCGATCCGGAGAACTCCTGCTTCTTCGAAGGCTGGGCCAACGGTGACTCCTCTGCGAGCAGTGACTGCGGATCACGCATCGAGGGGATCGGCAGACCCCGGATGGAGCCGAGCTTCGTGCCCGGTGCCATCGACCGGATGATGAAGGTGCCGGATGCCGCGAGCGTGGCCGCGGTCCGCGCTCTGGACAGTGCCATCGGCCGGAAGGCGGGAGGGTCCACCGGTACCGGTCTCTGGGGTGCACTGAAGATCATTGCCGAGATGGTGGCCGAGGGGCGGACGGGCAGTGTCGTCACGCTGCTCTGCGACCCGGGTGAGCGGTATCTCGACAAGTACTACTCCGACAGCTGGCTCGAGGAGCAGGGGCTCGACATCACCCCCTACGCCGCGGCCATCGAACGGCTGCTGGCTACCGGTCGCTGGACTTGGTGA
- a CDS encoding SRPBCC family protein, translating to MPHRLRPVGLDFVESAPLRLVFAAGVSAEPERVYRALAQETSAWPDWFGAVTLARPTAGGREVRLRGGARFQESVLAAEPPARYAYRADESSAPGLHALLEEWRLTATESGTRVQWTVAADGGAPLVTGLRIGRAGLRHAFHGAMRALDRRLTAGVARDAPFTKSSDR from the coding sequence ATGCCTCATCGACTCCGCCCCGTGGGCCTCGACTTCGTCGAGTCCGCGCCGCTGCGCCTGGTCTTCGCCGCCGGGGTGTCGGCCGAGCCCGAGCGTGTCTACCGGGCACTGGCCCAGGAGACCAGTGCCTGGCCGGACTGGTTCGGCGCCGTGACGCTGGCCCGCCCCACCGCGGGAGGCCGGGAGGTACGGCTCAGGGGCGGCGCCCGGTTCCAGGAGTCGGTGCTCGCGGCCGAACCCCCGGCCCGGTACGCCTATCGGGCCGATGAGAGCAGCGCACCCGGGCTGCACGCGCTGCTCGAGGAATGGCGGCTGACCGCCACCGAATCGGGGACCCGCGTCCAGTGGACCGTCGCTGCCGACGGTGGCGCGCCCCTGGTCACCGGACTGCGGATCGGGCGGGCGGGACTGCGGCACGCCTTCCACGGCGCCATGCGCGCACTTGACCGCAGACTCACGGCCGGAGTGGCACGGGACGCGCCCTTCACCAAGTCCAGCGACCGGTAG
- a CDS encoding DoxX family protein, translating into MSATDRSATCLAALLAGAGAMHLLAPRPFDETIPAWLPGEARTYTKVSGVAELVLATAVALPATRQAGARAAAGFFAAVFPANVQMAYDWRNRPMPFRAAALARLPLQLPLIAWAVKVGRSAER; encoded by the coding sequence ATGTCCGCCACCGACCGCTCGGCGACATGTCTGGCCGCACTGCTCGCCGGGGCGGGCGCCATGCATCTTCTGGCCCCCCGCCCGTTCGACGAGACGATCCCGGCCTGGCTGCCCGGCGAGGCCCGGACCTACACCAAGGTCAGCGGGGTGGCCGAGCTTGTGCTGGCGACCGCCGTCGCGCTCCCCGCCACCCGGCAGGCCGGAGCACGCGCCGCCGCGGGCTTCTTCGCCGCGGTGTTCCCGGCGAATGTGCAGATGGCCTACGACTGGCGGAACCGGCCGATGCCGTTCAGGGCTGCCGCGCTGGCGCGGCTGCCCCTCCAATTGCCGCTGATCGCCTGGGCGGTGAAGGTCGGCCGGAGTGCCGAGCGCTGA
- a CDS encoding alpha/beta hydrolase, producing MPVSPRSGGQRPALVLTLPAAAPQAAVLILHGGRAEGPEPPPAWNLPGARMRPFAAGIACATAGHAVVGRVRYRYRGWNGARADAAQDALRALDELAEAAGSLPVVLVGHSMGGRAALRAAEHPLVRAVVGLAPWCPAAEPVDQLAGRRIVLLHGDRDRTTDPRDSAGYAGRARAAGAEACALTICGGDHAMIRRARTWHGLTARTVSGLLGFAPLPDEVAHALETGEPRSL from the coding sequence GTGCCGGTGTCCCCGCGAAGCGGCGGCCAGCGGCCCGCCCTCGTGCTCACCCTGCCCGCTGCCGCCCCGCAGGCTGCCGTACTGATCCTGCACGGCGGACGGGCCGAGGGTCCGGAGCCGCCCCCCGCGTGGAACCTGCCGGGTGCCAGGATGCGTCCGTTCGCCGCCGGGATCGCCTGCGCCACCGCCGGCCATGCCGTGGTCGGCCGGGTGCGGTACCGCTACCGCGGCTGGAACGGTGCGCGCGCCGACGCCGCCCAGGACGCGCTGCGCGCGCTCGATGAACTCGCCGAGGCAGCGGGTTCGCTGCCAGTGGTACTCGTGGGGCATTCCATGGGTGGCCGCGCGGCCCTGCGCGCCGCGGAGCATCCCCTGGTGCGGGCCGTGGTCGGCCTGGCTCCGTGGTGTCCTGCCGCGGAGCCGGTGGACCAGCTGGCCGGCCGCCGGATCGTACTGCTGCACGGTGACCGCGACAGAACCACCGACCCCCGCGACAGCGCCGGGTACGCCGGGCGCGCCAGAGCCGCGGGCGCCGAGGCCTGCGCCCTGACGATCTGCGGAGGCGACCACGCGATGATCCGCAGAGCACGGACCTGGCACGGCCTCACGGCCCGTACGGTCTCCGGACTGCTGGGCTTCGCCCCCCTGCCTGACGAGGTCGCGCACGCCCTGGAGACCGGCGAGCCGCGGAGCCTGTGA
- a CDS encoding DeoR/GlpR family DNA-binding transcription regulator, whose amino-acid sequence MSENQNLLAEQRRALILDEVRRRGGVRVNELTRKLKVSDMTVRRDLDALARQGVLEKVHGGAVPLVEASTHEPGFEAKSGLELSAKEDIARAAAAMAVPGSAIALSGGTTTFALAHQLLDVPDLTVVTNSVRVADVFHTAQQVLGGSGHRPGAATVVLTGGVRTPSDSLVGPVADQAIRSLHFDVLFLGVHGISAEAGLSTPNLAEAETNRRFVQSARRVVVVADHTKWGTVGLSSFATLDDVDTYVTDAGLSAEAREEIAESLPGLVVAGGAD is encoded by the coding sequence GTGAGCGAGAATCAGAATCTGCTCGCGGAGCAGCGGCGCGCCCTGATCCTCGACGAGGTCCGGCGTCGGGGCGGTGTCCGGGTGAACGAACTCACCCGCAAGCTCAAGGTCTCGGACATGACCGTCCGACGGGACCTCGACGCGCTGGCGAGGCAGGGCGTCCTCGAGAAGGTGCACGGCGGCGCGGTGCCGTTGGTCGAGGCTTCGACGCACGAGCCCGGGTTCGAGGCCAAGTCGGGTCTCGAACTGAGCGCCAAGGAGGACATCGCGCGGGCCGCCGCCGCGATGGCCGTGCCGGGCAGCGCGATCGCGCTGTCGGGAGGCACCACGACGTTCGCACTGGCCCATCAGCTGCTGGACGTGCCCGACCTGACCGTGGTCACCAATTCGGTGCGGGTCGCCGACGTGTTCCACACCGCGCAGCAGGTTCTCGGCGGAAGCGGACACCGCCCGGGAGCCGCCACCGTGGTGCTCACAGGCGGGGTGCGGACGCCTTCGGACTCCCTGGTGGGCCCGGTGGCCGACCAGGCGATCAGGTCGCTTCACTTCGATGTGCTGTTCCTGGGTGTGCACGGCATATCAGCCGAGGCGGGTCTGTCCACGCCGAATCTCGCCGAGGCCGAGACCAACCGGCGGTTCGTGCAGTCCGCGAGGCGGGTGGTGGTCGTCGCCGACCACACCAAGTGGGGCACGGTGGGCCTGAGTTCCTTCGCGACGCTGGACGACGTGGACACCTATGTCACCGACGCCGGGTTGTCCGCCGAGGCCCGTGAGGAGATCGCCGAGTCCCTGCCCGGCCTGGTCGTGGCGGGCGGGGCCGACTGA